In Aridibaculum aurantiacum, the following proteins share a genomic window:
- a CDS encoding OmpA family protein: MKYLLVLLLASFSLGAFAQAYDSDKVNKRAIDAYERAMLRIRDGELTQAIPLFKRAIDLDKNYADAYLSLAGVYAELKDYAMSIEYYDKARQVDPIYFQFYNLSYSINLAGLGRFQEALDAINSFLSIPKLSDRSRLSGEHRKRTYEFAVQYAQKHPAGTYVFAPKNLGDNVNSPTAEYYPSITINDSLLVFTRRGQGFREDFFQSTILPDRTYDRAKPIGGVINEQPSKGAINISQDGEWLLFAGYNFPGGYGDFDLYISYYTPEGWSLPENLGRNVNSEFWESAPSLSPDKKALYFSSTRPGGYGDADLYVSYRQPNGRWGPAQNMGPNINTKGKEQAPFIHADNATLYFTSNGLPGYGENDLFLTRKGPNNEWSIPENLGYPINTIENEGSLFVSADGKTAIYSSDRSDTRGALDLYSFELRPNVRPAKTLYVQGKVYDIKTGKGLPSGIELVDNSTQQTVSTIQTDETGHYFITLPVGKDYTFTVNRKGYLFFSELYPLSGNPPDSTYRKDIPLQPVELNASVVLKNILFETNSAKLEPISMIEINKLLQLMNENPTLKVQINGYTDNVGKPADNLKLSEARAKSVVDYLVSKGIDAKRLSYKGFGETKPVADNTTEAGRARNRRTEFVIIGQ; the protein is encoded by the coding sequence ATGAAATATTTGTTGGTACTACTATTAGCTTCTTTTTCTTTAGGAGCTTTTGCACAAGCCTATGACAGCGACAAAGTAAATAAACGAGCCATTGACGCCTACGAAAGAGCCATGCTCCGAATTCGTGATGGTGAACTAACGCAGGCGATCCCACTTTTTAAACGTGCTATTGATCTTGATAAAAATTATGCTGACGCCTATCTTTCGCTGGCTGGTGTATACGCCGAACTGAAGGATTATGCAATGTCTATTGAATACTACGACAAAGCACGCCAGGTAGACCCTATCTATTTCCAGTTTTACAATCTTTCGTACTCCATCAACCTTGCAGGCCTCGGTCGCTTCCAGGAAGCATTGGATGCCATCAATTCTTTTTTATCCATTCCAAAGTTGAGTGATCGCAGCCGTCTTAGTGGCGAGCATCGCAAACGCACCTACGAATTTGCAGTGCAGTACGCGCAGAAACATCCTGCAGGCACTTATGTTTTTGCTCCTAAAAATCTTGGAGACAATGTAAACTCGCCAACAGCAGAATATTACCCGTCTATCACCATCAACGATAGCCTGCTGGTGTTTACGCGCCGTGGCCAAGGCTTCAGGGAAGACTTTTTCCAATCCACCATACTTCCTGATCGCACTTACGACAGGGCAAAACCTATTGGAGGAGTCATCAACGAGCAGCCATCTAAAGGCGCTATCAACATTTCGCAAGATGGCGAATGGCTGCTATTTGCCGGGTACAACTTCCCGGGCGGCTATGGCGATTTTGACCTCTACATTTCCTACTATACGCCCGAAGGATGGAGCCTGCCTGAGAACCTTGGCAGAAATGTGAACAGCGAATTCTGGGAAAGCGCTCCTAGTTTAAGTCCTGATAAAAAAGCTTTGTATTTCAGCAGTACCCGCCCCGGCGGATATGGTGATGCCGATCTTTATGTTAGTTACCGCCAGCCAAATGGCCGCTGGGGACCAGCACAGAATATGGGACCAAACATCAATACAAAAGGTAAAGAACAGGCACCTTTCATTCATGCTGATAATGCTACTTTATACTTCACCAGCAATGGTCTTCCCGGCTATGGTGAAAACGATTTGTTCTTAACGCGCAAAGGCCCTAACAATGAGTGGAGCATTCCTGAAAACCTGGGCTACCCGATCAACACGATCGAGAATGAAGGCAGCCTGTTTGTTTCTGCCGATGGAAAAACTGCTATCTACTCCAGCGACCGCAGCGATACCCGTGGCGCATTAGATCTATATTCTTTCGAACTGCGTCCTAATGTTCGTCCAGCCAAAACGCTATATGTGCAAGGCAAGGTGTACGATATTAAAACTGGTAAAGGCTTGCCAAGTGGTATTGAACTGGTGGACAACAGCACACAACAAACCGTGAGCACAATCCAGACAGATGAGACCGGCCACTACTTCATCACATTGCCTGTAGGCAAGGATTATACTTTCACCGTGAATCGCAAAGGCTACTTATTCTTCAGCGAGCTGTACCCGCTTTCAGGCAATCCTCCTGACAGCACTTACCGCAAAGACATTCCGTTACAGCCGGTGGAACTGAATGCATCGGTCGTACTAAAGAATATTCTTTTTGAGACGAATTCTGCTAAGCTCGAACCGATCAGCATGATCGAAATCAACAAGCTGTTGCAGCTGATGAACGAGAACCCAACGCTGAAGGTGCAGATCAATGGTTACACCGACAACGTAGGTAAGCCTGCTGATAACTTGAAGCTTTCTGAAGCGCGTGCTAAGTCTGTGGTAGATTACCTTGTTAGTAAAGGCATAGATGCCAAGCGTCTTTCGTACAAAGGTTTTGGCGAGACCAAGCCAGTTGCCGATAATACAACTGAAGCAGGACGAGCCAGGAACAGGCGCACTGAGTTCGTGATCATTGGGCAGTAA
- the folD gene encoding bifunctional methylenetetrahydrofolate dehydrogenase/methenyltetrahydrofolate cyclohydrolase FolD → MLLLDGKAASKAVKTTLQQQTQQLISDGKRPPHLAAVLIGNNGASETYVASKVKTCEEIGFHSTLLRLDESITEAELLEKIDQLNNDDSIDGILVQLPLPKQISESKVINSISPEKDVDGFHPVSVGRLVQGLETFIPATPYGMMLMLEHYKIETKGKHAVVIGRSNIVGRPMSVLLSSNLLYGNCTVTITHSHTPNLAEITRSADIIVAALGRPGFVKADMVKEGAVILDVGITRVPDPNTAKGYRIQGDVDFEAVSQKASAITPVPGGVGPMTIAGLMKNTLDAYTRRKG, encoded by the coding sequence ATGTTACTACTCGATGGCAAAGCTGCTTCTAAAGCTGTAAAAACAACACTTCAACAACAGACACAGCAACTTATAAGTGATGGCAAACGGCCGCCACACCTGGCAGCAGTTCTTATTGGTAATAATGGAGCCAGTGAAACGTATGTAGCAAGTAAGGTGAAAACATGCGAAGAAATCGGGTTCCACTCTACCCTGCTGCGTTTGGATGAAAGTATTACGGAAGCTGAATTATTAGAAAAGATAGACCAACTGAACAACGATGATTCTATAGATGGCATCCTCGTACAGCTACCACTGCCTAAGCAGATCAGCGAGTCAAAAGTGATCAATTCCATTAGCCCGGAAAAAGATGTAGATGGCTTTCACCCGGTAAGCGTGGGCAGGCTGGTGCAAGGGCTGGAAACTTTCATCCCAGCTACTCCTTATGGTATGATGCTTATGCTGGAACACTATAAAATTGAAACAAAAGGTAAACATGCCGTAGTTATAGGTCGGAGTAACATAGTAGGCAGACCTATGAGTGTGCTGCTAAGCAGCAACCTGCTTTACGGCAACTGCACAGTTACCATTACACATTCTCATACACCCAATCTTGCCGAAATAACAAGAAGTGCCGACATCATTGTAGCCGCTTTGGGAAGACCAGGATTTGTAAAAGCAGATATGGTGAAAGAAGGCGCGGTTATTTTAGATGTAGGAATAACAAGGGTTCCAGATCCAAATACTGCTAAAGGTTATCGCATACAGGGTGATGTAGATTTTGAAGCTGTATCTCAGAAAGCTTCGGCCATCACACCAGTTCCTGGTGGCGTAGGCCCCATGACCATAGCAGGATTGATGAAGAACACACTGGACGCATATACAAGAAGAAAAGGATAA
- the dprA gene encoding DNA-processing protein DprA, translating to MLPFFMHNDLLYQIALTMVPNVGAVQAKILVEEFGDANSIFKAKQKHLETIEGIGEVRATSIKSFDDFTAAEHEIEFLHKHHIQPLFLQDVDYPKRLLNCYDSPTLLYYRGNADLNTSRVVSIIGTRNNTEYGKQLTEQLVEKLQPYNVLVVSGLAYGIDALSHKAAVACNLPTVGVLAHGLDKIYPPQHKPLAKQMLLNGGLLTEFRKDTLPDKHNFPRRNRIVAGMADAVVVVETASRGGSMITAELANGYNKDVFAFPGRTTDSKSAGCNELIRQNKAILLNDADEMIELLGWKEKKVKPRRQAQLFVDLSEDEQKLLDILQHKEQMHIDEVYIASGLNSSSVAAAMLNLEFQNMVISLPGKMYRLA from the coding sequence ATGCTGCCTTTTTTTATGCACAACGACCTGCTTTACCAGATTGCTCTTACCATGGTGCCAAATGTGGGTGCTGTGCAGGCTAAGATCCTGGTGGAAGAATTTGGCGATGCAAATAGCATCTTTAAAGCAAAGCAGAAACACCTTGAAACTATTGAAGGAATTGGTGAAGTACGGGCTACTTCCATCAAATCGTTTGATGATTTTACCGCTGCTGAACATGAGATAGAATTCCTCCACAAGCATCATATACAACCACTTTTCCTGCAGGATGTAGATTATCCAAAGCGCCTGCTCAACTGCTACGACTCACCAACGCTGTTATATTACCGCGGCAATGCTGATCTTAATACATCACGTGTGGTAAGCATCATTGGTACACGAAACAATACTGAATATGGAAAGCAGCTTACTGAGCAACTGGTAGAAAAACTGCAGCCATACAATGTACTGGTGGTAAGCGGACTTGCCTATGGCATTGATGCTTTATCGCATAAAGCAGCAGTAGCTTGCAACCTGCCAACAGTCGGGGTGCTTGCTCATGGTCTTGATAAGATATACCCTCCGCAGCATAAACCACTGGCAAAACAAATGCTGCTGAATGGAGGATTACTTACCGAATTTCGAAAAGACACCTTACCTGATAAGCACAACTTTCCCAGAAGAAACCGTATAGTAGCCGGAATGGCAGATGCTGTGGTAGTAGTGGAAACTGCTAGTCGCGGTGGCAGCATGATCACTGCAGAGCTCGCCAACGGCTACAACAAAGACGTATTTGCTTTTCCTGGCAGAACTACAGACAGTAAGAGTGCAGGATGCAACGAGCTGATCCGCCAGAACAAGGCGATACTGCTAAACGATGCGGATGAAATGATAGAACTTCTGGGATGGAAAGAGAAGAAAGTGAAGCCACGGAGACAAGCGCAACTATTTGTAGATCTAAGCGAGGACGAACAAAAACTTCTGGATATTCTCCAGCACAAAGAGCAGATGCATATTGATGAAGTGTACATCGCCAGCGGACTAAACAGTAGCAGTGTGGCCGCCGCTATGCTTAACCTCGAATTTCAGAACATGGTGATCTCGCTGCCAGGGAAGATGTATAGGTTGGCGTAA
- a CDS encoding 7-carboxy-7-deazaguanine synthase QueE gives MALQVKEMVTLPVMEAFYTIQGEGFHQGRAAYFIRLGGCNVGCFWCDVKESWDADKHPKLVVDDIVQQAAAQPGRLAVITGGEPLMHNLDALTDELHAEGFETNIETSGSYPLSGSWNWICVSPKKFRAPLPEVLAHANELKVIIYNKNDFAWAETHAAMVSPGCKLYLQPEWDRSMIMTPQIVDYIKQHPQWELSLQVHKYINVP, from the coding sequence ATGGCTTTGCAGGTAAAAGAGATGGTGACGCTTCCTGTGATGGAGGCATTTTATACAATACAAGGTGAAGGTTTTCACCAGGGGCGCGCTGCGTATTTCATTCGCCTCGGTGGCTGCAACGTTGGTTGCTTTTGGTGCGATGTAAAAGAAAGCTGGGATGCAGACAAACATCCCAAACTGGTAGTTGATGATATTGTACAACAAGCCGCTGCACAACCGGGTCGCTTGGCTGTTATAACAGGAGGTGAACCGCTGATGCACAACCTGGATGCACTTACTGATGAACTACATGCCGAAGGTTTTGAAACCAATATTGAAACTTCTGGCTCTTACCCGCTATCAGGTTCCTGGAACTGGATCTGTGTTTCCCCTAAAAAATTTCGTGCTCCACTGCCAGAGGTGCTCGCACACGCTAACGAGCTAAAGGTGATCATCTACAACAAAAATGATTTTGCCTGGGCCGAAACACATGCAGCCATGGTAAGTCCTGGTTGTAAGCTTTACCTGCAGCCTGAGTGGGACCGCAGCATGATCATGACCCCGCAGATCGTCGACTACATCAAACAACATCCACAATGGGAACTAAGCCTGCAGGTGCATAAGTATATTAACGTGCCGTAA
- the hemL gene encoding glutamate-1-semialdehyde 2,1-aminomutase — MINNSIQLFERAQRSIPGGVNSPVRAFKSVGGTPLFIKKAQGAYLYDADDNRYIDYIASWGPMILGHAYEPVVKAIQEYAEYSTSYGAPTELEIEMAELILSMVPNVDMIRMVSSGTEACMSALRLARGYTGRNKVIKFEGHYHGHADSFLVKAGSGVATFNIQTVPGITAGVSADTLVAAYNNLEQVQQLVAENKGEVAAIIMEPVAGNMGCILPEAGFLEGVRALCDAEGIVFIMDEVMTGFRLAPGGAQEKLGIKADLVTYGKVIGGGMPVGAFGGRRDIMEKIAPLGSVYQAGTLSGNPIAMIAGYTTLKTLKDNPSIYAELDEKCNYLKIGLNEVLQAWGQPYIINQLGSMISVHFSDHAVTDFATASSANNARFNQFFHAMLKRGIYLPPSAFEAWFLNNALTQQDLDETIRAAKESLQEID, encoded by the coding sequence ATGATTAACAACAGCATCCAACTATTCGAACGAGCTCAGCGCTCTATACCCGGCGGTGTTAATTCACCTGTACGTGCATTTAAGAGCGTAGGTGGTACACCATTATTTATCAAAAAAGCCCAAGGCGCTTACCTGTATGATGCAGATGATAACAGGTACATCGACTACATCGCGTCATGGGGTCCAATGATACTCGGTCATGCTTATGAGCCGGTGGTGAAGGCGATACAAGAATATGCTGAATATTCTACTTCGTACGGCGCGCCTACTGAACTGGAGATAGAGATGGCCGAGCTGATACTAAGCATGGTGCCTAACGTGGATATGATACGCATGGTGAGCAGCGGTACAGAAGCCTGCATGAGTGCGCTTCGTCTTGCACGTGGATATACCGGTAGAAATAAGGTGATCAAGTTTGAAGGTCACTACCATGGCCATGCTGATAGCTTCCTCGTGAAAGCTGGAAGTGGTGTGGCTACTTTCAATATTCAAACTGTACCCGGTATAACAGCCGGTGTTTCTGCTGATACTTTGGTTGCTGCATATAATAATCTTGAGCAGGTACAGCAACTTGTTGCGGAAAACAAAGGAGAAGTAGCTGCCATCATCATGGAGCCTGTTGCAGGGAACATGGGCTGTATACTTCCTGAGGCTGGTTTCTTAGAAGGTGTACGTGCACTGTGCGATGCAGAAGGCATCGTCTTCATCATGGATGAAGTGATGACAGGCTTTCGTCTTGCTCCCGGCGGTGCACAAGAGAAGTTGGGAATAAAAGCAGATCTTGTTACCTATGGTAAAGTGATAGGAGGCGGTATGCCAGTGGGCGCATTTGGTGGAAGAAGAGACATCATGGAGAAGATCGCGCCGCTGGGTAGTGTGTACCAGGCAGGAACGCTAAGTGGTAATCCGATTGCAATGATTGCCGGATATACAACACTAAAGACTTTGAAGGATAATCCTTCTATTTACGCAGAATTGGATGAGAAGTGCAACTACTTAAAGATTGGCTTGAACGAAGTGCTGCAAGCATGGGGACAGCCTTATATTATCAACCAACTAGGCTCGATGATCAGTGTGCATTTTAGCGACCATGCTGTTACTGATTTTGCTACTGCTTCATCAGCCAACAATGCACGCTTCAACCAGTTCTTCCATGCTATGCTGAAGCGCGGCATCTACTTGCCACCATCAGCTTTTGAAGCATGGTTCCTGAATAACGCGCTTACACAACAGGACCTGGATGAAACAATTAGAGCTGCTAAGGAAAGCCTGCAGGAGATAGATTAA
- a CDS encoding four helix bundle protein, whose protein sequence is MFLQLNHQKLHLYEFSKHLVILVYQVTKQLPPDERFGMISQMRRAALSVHLNIAEGASRRTVAERKRFYEIARGSLIEIDAALDAAKALGYLEKIYTTSIGDAMIKTFKTLTGLIKSCTNSPLTIDNSQQ, encoded by the coding sequence CTGTTTCTTCAACTAAATCACCAGAAACTTCATCTTTACGAGTTCTCGAAACATCTAGTTATTCTGGTTTACCAGGTCACTAAACAACTTCCGCCTGATGAGCGATTCGGTATGATCAGTCAAATGCGAAGGGCTGCACTGTCGGTTCATTTGAACATTGCCGAAGGTGCTTCTAGAAGAACGGTGGCTGAAAGGAAAAGATTTTACGAGATTGCGAGAGGATCTCTTATAGAAATAGATGCAGCATTAGACGCTGCTAAAGCATTAGGATATTTAGAAAAAATATACACGACGTCAATCGGTGATGCTATGATCAAAACTTTTAAGACCTTAACCGGCTTAATAAAAAGTTGTACTAATTCACCATTGACAATTGACAATTCACAACAATGA